The following are from one region of the Candidatus Krumholzibacteriia bacterium genome:
- a CDS encoding sigma factor-like helix-turn-helix DNA-binding protein: MSRELRIRNLPDKLQRQLEAEAGAIGLPLEDYLLTLLLRTLSDRPPRRPARRSLGSQRHAFYEQAALECLSTLTEPEATVIKMRFGIGDAAPHSLQSIADTMGISKQRVHQIEADARRKLKHPARPEVLAFAMRKLDHLD; this comes from the coding sequence ATGAGCAGAGAACTCCGCATTCGAAACCTGCCGGACAAGCTGCAGCGACAGCTCGAGGCCGAGGCAGGAGCGATCGGGTTGCCTTTGGAGGACTACCTACTCACGCTTCTCTTGCGAACGCTCTCCGACCGGCCTCCCCGCCGTCCAGCTCGGAGGTCCTTGGGCTCACAGCGGCACGCCTTCTACGAGCAGGCGGCCCTGGAGTGTCTCTCGACCCTCACCGAACCGGAAGCGACGGTCATCAAGATGCGCTTCGGCATCGGCGACGCCGCACCGCACAGCCTGCAATCCATCGCCGACACCATGGGCATCTCGAAGCAGAGAGTGCATCAGATCGAGGCCGATGCCCGTCGCAAGCTCAAGCATCCCGCTCGGCCCGAGGTCCTGGCTTTCGCCATGCGGAAGCTCGACCACCTCGACC
- a CDS encoding aminotransferase class V-fold PLP-dependent enzyme produces MKTHRHGLDRLRQMTDAERRVLLARTQELASNFLADLAARHVGPRASVSEMRQHLARALPEEGDDPEEILRALAGHADRGHMANAGPRFFGFVIGGTLPVAIGADWLTSTWDQNPGLFVLSPLVSVLEEVTGGWICDLLGLPAESGVGFVTGCQMAHVTCLAAARHVLLRRAGWDVEAKGLHGAPPLRLIAGGEAHVTLFRALRLLGLGTETVEIAAADAQGRMQPAALEALLGIGSGPAIVCTQVGNVNTGACDPLPEIIAIARTHEAWVHVDGAFGLWAAASPRYRYLTKGAGDADSWATDAHKWLNVPQDSGLAIVRDSAAHHAAMTTDASYLVKSAGAERDPVDWVPEFSRRARSVPVYAALRALGRTGVAQLVDDCCARARQMAVLLAAEPGVEVLNEVVLNQVLVRFHAPGISPGELTRRVIARVQEDGTCWLGGSTWHGDTVMRLSFVNWSTGEADVERSAAAIRRCFQTEVSAGGTNS; encoded by the coding sequence ATGAAGACGCATCGCCATGGACTGGACCGCCTGCGTCAGATGACGGACGCGGAAAGACGCGTTCTCCTCGCTCGCACTCAGGAGCTCGCTAGCAACTTCCTCGCCGATCTGGCGGCGCGCCACGTGGGCCCCCGCGCTTCCGTCAGTGAAATGCGGCAGCATCTCGCCCGCGCGCTCCCGGAAGAAGGTGACGATCCCGAAGAGATCCTGCGCGCCCTCGCCGGACACGCCGATCGCGGTCACATGGCGAACGCCGGCCCGCGCTTCTTCGGCTTCGTCATCGGTGGCACCCTGCCCGTCGCCATCGGCGCCGATTGGCTGACCAGCACCTGGGACCAGAACCCGGGCCTCTTCGTCCTCTCTCCCCTCGTCTCGGTGCTCGAGGAGGTCACGGGCGGCTGGATCTGCGACCTCCTCGGCTTGCCCGCGGAATCCGGCGTCGGCTTCGTCACCGGCTGCCAGATGGCGCACGTCACCTGCCTCGCCGCCGCACGACACGTGCTGCTTCGCCGCGCCGGTTGGGATGTGGAAGCGAAAGGACTGCATGGCGCCCCGCCGCTGCGCCTCATCGCCGGGGGCGAAGCACACGTGACCCTCTTCCGCGCCCTCCGCCTGCTCGGGCTGGGCACGGAAACAGTGGAGATCGCCGCCGCCGATGCGCAAGGGCGCATGCAACCGGCGGCGCTGGAAGCGCTGCTCGGCATCGGGAGCGGCCCTGCCATCGTCTGCACCCAGGTGGGCAACGTGAACACCGGGGCCTGCGATCCCCTGCCCGAGATCATCGCCATCGCCCGCACCCACGAAGCCTGGGTGCACGTGGACGGCGCCTTCGGCCTCTGGGCAGCAGCCTCGCCCCGTTACCGCTATCTCACCAAGGGCGCCGGCGACGCCGACTCCTGGGCGACGGACGCGCACAAGTGGCTCAACGTGCCGCAAGACTCCGGGTTGGCCATCGTACGCGACAGCGCCGCCCATCACGCCGCCATGACCACCGATGCCTCGTATCTGGTGAAGTCCGCCGGCGCCGAGCGCGATCCGGTGGACTGGGTCCCGGAGTTCTCGCGCCGTGCGCGAAGCGTGCCGGTCTACGCGGCGCTACGGGCACTCGGGCGCACCGGCGTCGCCCAGCTCGTGGACGATTGCTGTGCCCGGGCGCGACAGATGGCTGTGCTCCTGGCGGCAGAGCCCGGCGTCGAAGTCCTGAACGAGGTCGTCCTGAACCAGGTGCTCGTGCGCTTCCATGCTCCGGGGATTTCTCCCGGCGAGCTCACCCGCCGCGTCATCGCCCGGGTGCAGGAAGACGGCACCTGCTGGCTCGGCGGCTCCACCTGGCACGGCGACACGGTCATGCGTCTTTCCTTCGTGAACTGGAGCACCGGGGAAGCGGACGTCGAACGCTCCGCTGCCGCCATCCGCCGCTGTTTCCAAACCGAAGTGTCGGCGGGCGGCACGAACTCCTAG